One part of the Glycine soja cultivar W05 chromosome 11, ASM419377v2, whole genome shotgun sequence genome encodes these proteins:
- the LOC114377028 gene encoding uncharacterized protein LOC114377028 isoform X1, whose protein sequence is MDALLYIYTILSVLIDDLVDLWCLRPIMSDEGERTCPLCAEEMDLTDQQLKPCKCGYEICVWCWHHIMDMAEKDDTEGRCPACRSPYDKEKIVGTAANCDRLVNGVNIEKRMKTQKTKSKSTDGRKQLSSVRVIQRNLVYIVGLPLNLADEDLLQRREYFSQYGKVLKVSMSRTAAGVIQQFPNDTCSVYITYSKEEEAIRCIQNVHGFVLEGRPLRACFGTTKYCHAWLRNVPCSNPDCLYLHEIGSQEDSFTKDEIISAYTRSRVQQITGATNNMQRRSGNVLPPPLDDNMNSSSAKPIVKNSSSQNSVSTVRGSPPNGIYGKNMALPTSAAWGTQVTNCQPPAGGLSYPNGPSKPKPDTGSSTLVFSAAVTGSIQASDVTKRPPSSNGSHSMTPRVKSELLKPVKQYNNSVDSLVSEGEKTLASDVSPMLVNLNRQLSPLPLSRDSDGNCTTANTINSTNMIGQSCNFGLEEAMTATNEEIQNLSNELSSINIDRNAEHCGITKPNNSPPTDHALIKSPQIQGSQYNVDRFRDEITTDVAGKATSDFLVCNSTEQCDWKLDSQSLVVSDTAEIDDDVTSFDNQRLKDPEVVCRSYFPKSTRFLQASNHSSPCLLQHGEPCTAINAGSVSADDRVRDESMLHASNILCNGHPEKLVSSSSYGLLHDERNGHIIQRLVGEAVNSGHDIARDKGESSIISNILSMDFDTWDDSLTSPHNLAKLLGDNTDNQPGPLNKSSSWKGHSNNQSRFSFARQEESKIQMFDPHASYGVSHQRPNRTVFLNCAERDLYMDKLGIANGFSTSNFEEAENMVSGHSIASSNKFSAISRAQVSAPPGFSIPSRLPPPGFSSHERVEQAFDSISGNSLLDHSSLLRNSYQTPSAGNLGSAGDIEFMDPAIMAVGKGRLQGALNSPALDIRSNFMPQLNYFENDARLQLLMQRSLVPQQNLRFSEIGNTFSQLGDSYAVSSRLDQSQVSNLGPFQQLSLQQSTNAVLSNGQWDGWNEVQSGNGLGVAELLRNERLGFNKFYSGYDDSKFRMPNSGDLYNRTFGM, encoded by the exons ATGGATGCTTTATTGTATATCTATACGATTCTCTCTGTTCTGATTGATGATTTAGTTGATCTGTGGTGTCTCAG GCCAATCATGAGTGACGAAGGAGAAAGAACTTGTCCTCTCTGTGCTGAAGAGATGGATTTGACAGATCAGCAATTGAAGCCTTGCAAATGCGGTTATGAG ATCTGTGTCTGGTGCTGGCACCACATAATGGACATGGCTGAGAAGGATGACACTGAGGGGCGATGCCCCGCATGTCGATCTCCTTATGATAAGGAAAAGATTGTTGGGACAGCTGCAAACTGTGACAG ATTGGTGAATGGAGTTAATATTGAGAAAAGGATGAAGACTCAGAAAACGAAGTCTAAATCAACTGATGGGCGTAAGCAGCTCAGCAGTGTGCGAGTGATTCAGAGGAACCTTGTTTACATAGTTGGGTTGCCTCTCAATCTTGCAGATGAAGAT CTTCTTCAGCGAAGAGAGTATTTTAGTCAGTATGGGAAGGTCTTAAAAGTGTCAATGTCTCGAACAGCAGCTGGTGTCATTCAACAGTTTCCGAATGATACCTGCAGTGT ATATATAACTTATTCAAAGGAAGAGGAAGCAATTCGTTGTATTCAAAATGTACATGGTTTTGTTTTGGAGGGTAGACCTTTAAG GGCTTGTTTTGGAACCACAAAATATTGTCATGCATGGCTCCGGAATGTG CCTTGCAGCAATCCGGATTGTCTGTATTTGCATGAGATTGGCTCTCAAGAAGATAGTTTTACCAAGGATGAAATAATTTCAGCATACACTAG AAGTCGAGTTCAACAAATCACTGGTGCCACAAACAATATGCAACGGCGGTCAGGGAATGTATTACCTCCTCCACTGGATGACAATATGAATAGTTCATCTGCAAAGCCTATTGTTAAAAATTCTTCAAGT CAGAACTCTGTTAGCACTGTAAGAGGTTCACCTCCAAATGGAATATATGGGAAAAATATGGCCCTTCCTACTAGTGCTGCATG GGGTACTCAGGTCACAAATTGTCAGCCCCCTGCTGGAGGTCTATCATATCCAAATGGGCCATCCAAGCCAAAACCTGATACAGGCAGCAGCACACTGGTATTTTCTGCAGCTGTTACAGGCTCAATTCAGGCTTCTGATGTTACAAAGAGGCCACCATCGAGTAATGGGAGTCATAGTATGACACCTAGAGTGAAAAGTGAATTGTTGAAACCTGTCAAACAATATAACAATAGTGTGGACAGTCTGGTTAGTGAAGGAGAAAAAACTTTAGCTTCTGATGTTTCTCCTATGCTTGTGAATTTGAACAGGCAGTTGTCTCCTCTACCGTTGTCCCGAGATAGTGATGGAAATTGTACTACAGCAAACACAATAAATTCTACTAACATGATTGGACAGTCTTGTAACTTTGGTCTTGAGGAAGCAATGACTGCTACCAATGAAGAGATTCAGAATTTGTCCAACGAGTTGTCCTCAATTAACATTGATAGAAATGCCGAACATTGCGGTATAACCAAACCTAATAATAGCCCACCTACTGATCATGCATTGATTaaatctcctcaaattcaagGATCACAGTATAATGTTGACAGATTTAGAGATGAAATAACTACAGATGTGGCTGGTAAAGCTACCTCAGATTTTTTGGTTTGTAATTCTACTGAACAGTGTGATTGGAAATTGGATTCTCAATCTCTAGTAGTATCAGATACTGCTGAAATTGATGATGATGTGACATCTTTTGATAATCAAAGACTCAAGGATCCAGAAGTTGTTTGTCGTTCTTATTTTCCAAAGTCAACCAGATTCCTGCAAGCATCAAACCATTCTAGCCCTTGTCTTCTGCAGCATGGTGAACCTTGTACTGCCATAAATGCAGGTTCTGTATCTGCTGATGATAGAGTTCGAGATGAATCTATGTTACATGCATCCAATATATTATGTAATGGTCACCCTGAAAAATTGGTCAGCAGCAGCTCCTATGGTCTGCTTCATGATGAAAGAAATGGGCATATCATTCAAAGATTAGTTGGTGAAGCAGTTAATTCTGGACATGATATTGCTAGGGATAAAGGTGAAAGTAgtataatttctaatatattgTCCATGGACTTTGATACCTGGGATGACTCACTAACATCACCTCATAATTTAGCGAAGTTGTTGGGTGACAATACTGATAACCAGCCTGGTCCTTTAAACAAATCTAGTTCTTGGAAAGGTCACAGTAACAATCAATCAAGGTTTTCTTTTGCAAGGCAGGAGGAATCCAAAATCCAAATGTTTGATCCACATGCATCTTATGGTGTCAGCCATCAACGGCCAAACCGTACAGTCTTCCTGAATTGTGCAGAAAGAGACTTGTATATGGATAAGTTGGGCATTGCAAATGGATTTTCTACCAGTAACTTTGAGGAAGCTGAAAATATGGTCAGTGGTCATTCCATTGCATCTTCTAATAAGTTTTCTG CCATCTCAAGAGCACAAGTTTCAGCCCCGCCAGGATTTTCCATTCCAAGCAGGTTGCCACCACCTGGTTTTTCTTCCCATGAGAGAGTGGAGCAGGCTTTTGATTCCATTTCTG GGAATTCTTTGCTTGACCATTCTtccctcttgagaaattcatatCAGACACCTTCAGCTGGAAACCTTGGTAGTGCAGGGGACATTGAATTTATGGACCCTGCTATTATGGCAGTTGGCAAAGGGAGACTTCAAGGTGCACTGAACAGTCCGGCACTGGACATTCGATCTAATTTCATGCCACAATTAAATTACTTTGAAAATGATGCTAGACTACAATTATTGATGCAAAGATCTCTTGTACCACAGCAAAACCTTAGATTTTCTGAAATTGGGAATACTTTTTCTCAACTTGGTGATTCCTATGCTGTTTCTTCGAGGTTAGACCAATCACAAGTCAGTAATCTAGGCCCATTCCAACAGCTGTCTCTGCAGCAGTCTACAAATGCCGTCTTGTCTAATGGGCAATGGGATGGGTGGAATGAGGTGCAGAGTGGAAATGGTTTGGGTGTGGCTGAGCTTTTGAGAAATGAAAGACTtggattcaataaattttactcAGGATATGATGATTCAAAATTTCGGATGCCAAATTCTGGGGATCTTTACAACAGAACATTTGGGATGTGA
- the LOC114377028 gene encoding uncharacterized protein LOC114377028 isoform X5, with the protein MSDEGERTCPLCAEEMDLTDQQLKPCKCGYEICVWCWHHIMDMAEKDDTEGRCPACRSPYDKEKIVGTAANCDRLVNGVNIEKRMKTQKTKSKSTDGRKQLSSVRVIQRNLVYIVGLPLNLADEDLLQRREYFSQYGKVLKVSMSRTAAGVIQQFPNDTCSVYITYSKEEEAIRCIQNVHGFVLEGRPLRACFGTTKYCHAWLRNVPCSNPDCLYLHEIGSQEDSFTKDEIISAYTRSRVQQITGATNNMQRRSGNVLPPPLDDNMNSSSAKPIVKNSSSQNSVSTVRGSPPNGIYGKNMALPTSAAWGTQVTNCQPPAGGLSYPNGPSKPKPDTGSSTLVFSAAVTGSIQASDVTKRPPSSNGSHSMTPRVKSELLKPVKQYNNSVDSLVSEGEKTLASDVSPMLVNLNRQLSPLPLSRDSDGNCTTANTINSTNMIGQSCNFGLEEAMTATNEEIQNLSNELSSINIDRNAEHCGITKPNNSPPTDHALIKSPQIQGSQYNVDRFRDEITTDVAGKATSDFLVCNSTEQCDWKLDSQSLVVSDTAEIDDDVTSFDNQRLKDPEVVCRSYFPKSTRFLQASNHSSPCLLQHGEPCTAINAGSVSADDRVRDESMLHASNILCNGHPEKLVSSSSYGLLHDERNGHIIQRLVGEAVNSGHDIARDKGESSIISNILSMDFDTWDDSLTSPHNLAKLLGDNTDNQPGPLNKSSSWKGHSNNQSRFSFARQEESKIQMFDPHASYGVSHQRPNRTVFLNCAERDLYMDKLGIANGFSTSNFEEAENMVSGHSIASSNKFSAISRAQVSAPPGFSIPSRLPPPGFSSHERVEQAFDSISGNSLLDHSSLLRNSYQTPSAGNLGSAGDIEFMDPAIMAVGKGRLQGALNSPALDIRSNFMPQLNYFENDARLQLLMQRSLVPQQNLRFSEIGNTFSQLGDSYAVSSRLDQSQVSNLGPFQQLSLQQSTNAVLSNGQWDGWNEVQSGNGLGVAELLRNERLGFNKFYSGYDDSKFRMPNSGDLYNRTFGM; encoded by the exons ATGAGTGACGAAGGAGAAAGAACTTGTCCTCTCTGTGCTGAAGAGATGGATTTGACAGATCAGCAATTGAAGCCTTGCAAATGCGGTTATGAG ATCTGTGTCTGGTGCTGGCACCACATAATGGACATGGCTGAGAAGGATGACACTGAGGGGCGATGCCCCGCATGTCGATCTCCTTATGATAAGGAAAAGATTGTTGGGACAGCTGCAAACTGTGACAG ATTGGTGAATGGAGTTAATATTGAGAAAAGGATGAAGACTCAGAAAACGAAGTCTAAATCAACTGATGGGCGTAAGCAGCTCAGCAGTGTGCGAGTGATTCAGAGGAACCTTGTTTACATAGTTGGGTTGCCTCTCAATCTTGCAGATGAAGAT CTTCTTCAGCGAAGAGAGTATTTTAGTCAGTATGGGAAGGTCTTAAAAGTGTCAATGTCTCGAACAGCAGCTGGTGTCATTCAACAGTTTCCGAATGATACCTGCAGTGT ATATATAACTTATTCAAAGGAAGAGGAAGCAATTCGTTGTATTCAAAATGTACATGGTTTTGTTTTGGAGGGTAGACCTTTAAG GGCTTGTTTTGGAACCACAAAATATTGTCATGCATGGCTCCGGAATGTG CCTTGCAGCAATCCGGATTGTCTGTATTTGCATGAGATTGGCTCTCAAGAAGATAGTTTTACCAAGGATGAAATAATTTCAGCATACACTAG AAGTCGAGTTCAACAAATCACTGGTGCCACAAACAATATGCAACGGCGGTCAGGGAATGTATTACCTCCTCCACTGGATGACAATATGAATAGTTCATCTGCAAAGCCTATTGTTAAAAATTCTTCAAGT CAGAACTCTGTTAGCACTGTAAGAGGTTCACCTCCAAATGGAATATATGGGAAAAATATGGCCCTTCCTACTAGTGCTGCATG GGGTACTCAGGTCACAAATTGTCAGCCCCCTGCTGGAGGTCTATCATATCCAAATGGGCCATCCAAGCCAAAACCTGATACAGGCAGCAGCACACTGGTATTTTCTGCAGCTGTTACAGGCTCAATTCAGGCTTCTGATGTTACAAAGAGGCCACCATCGAGTAATGGGAGTCATAGTATGACACCTAGAGTGAAAAGTGAATTGTTGAAACCTGTCAAACAATATAACAATAGTGTGGACAGTCTGGTTAGTGAAGGAGAAAAAACTTTAGCTTCTGATGTTTCTCCTATGCTTGTGAATTTGAACAGGCAGTTGTCTCCTCTACCGTTGTCCCGAGATAGTGATGGAAATTGTACTACAGCAAACACAATAAATTCTACTAACATGATTGGACAGTCTTGTAACTTTGGTCTTGAGGAAGCAATGACTGCTACCAATGAAGAGATTCAGAATTTGTCCAACGAGTTGTCCTCAATTAACATTGATAGAAATGCCGAACATTGCGGTATAACCAAACCTAATAATAGCCCACCTACTGATCATGCATTGATTaaatctcctcaaattcaagGATCACAGTATAATGTTGACAGATTTAGAGATGAAATAACTACAGATGTGGCTGGTAAAGCTACCTCAGATTTTTTGGTTTGTAATTCTACTGAACAGTGTGATTGGAAATTGGATTCTCAATCTCTAGTAGTATCAGATACTGCTGAAATTGATGATGATGTGACATCTTTTGATAATCAAAGACTCAAGGATCCAGAAGTTGTTTGTCGTTCTTATTTTCCAAAGTCAACCAGATTCCTGCAAGCATCAAACCATTCTAGCCCTTGTCTTCTGCAGCATGGTGAACCTTGTACTGCCATAAATGCAGGTTCTGTATCTGCTGATGATAGAGTTCGAGATGAATCTATGTTACATGCATCCAATATATTATGTAATGGTCACCCTGAAAAATTGGTCAGCAGCAGCTCCTATGGTCTGCTTCATGATGAAAGAAATGGGCATATCATTCAAAGATTAGTTGGTGAAGCAGTTAATTCTGGACATGATATTGCTAGGGATAAAGGTGAAAGTAgtataatttctaatatattgTCCATGGACTTTGATACCTGGGATGACTCACTAACATCACCTCATAATTTAGCGAAGTTGTTGGGTGACAATACTGATAACCAGCCTGGTCCTTTAAACAAATCTAGTTCTTGGAAAGGTCACAGTAACAATCAATCAAGGTTTTCTTTTGCAAGGCAGGAGGAATCCAAAATCCAAATGTTTGATCCACATGCATCTTATGGTGTCAGCCATCAACGGCCAAACCGTACAGTCTTCCTGAATTGTGCAGAAAGAGACTTGTATATGGATAAGTTGGGCATTGCAAATGGATTTTCTACCAGTAACTTTGAGGAAGCTGAAAATATGGTCAGTGGTCATTCCATTGCATCTTCTAATAAGTTTTCTG CCATCTCAAGAGCACAAGTTTCAGCCCCGCCAGGATTTTCCATTCCAAGCAGGTTGCCACCACCTGGTTTTTCTTCCCATGAGAGAGTGGAGCAGGCTTTTGATTCCATTTCTG GGAATTCTTTGCTTGACCATTCTtccctcttgagaaattcatatCAGACACCTTCAGCTGGAAACCTTGGTAGTGCAGGGGACATTGAATTTATGGACCCTGCTATTATGGCAGTTGGCAAAGGGAGACTTCAAGGTGCACTGAACAGTCCGGCACTGGACATTCGATCTAATTTCATGCCACAATTAAATTACTTTGAAAATGATGCTAGACTACAATTATTGATGCAAAGATCTCTTGTACCACAGCAAAACCTTAGATTTTCTGAAATTGGGAATACTTTTTCTCAACTTGGTGATTCCTATGCTGTTTCTTCGAGGTTAGACCAATCACAAGTCAGTAATCTAGGCCCATTCCAACAGCTGTCTCTGCAGCAGTCTACAAATGCCGTCTTGTCTAATGGGCAATGGGATGGGTGGAATGAGGTGCAGAGTGGAAATGGTTTGGGTGTGGCTGAGCTTTTGAGAAATGAAAGACTtggattcaataaattttactcAGGATATGATGATTCAAAATTTCGGATGCCAAATTCTGGGGATCTTTACAACAGAACATTTGGGATGTGA
- the LOC114377028 gene encoding uncharacterized protein LOC114377028 isoform X2 — translation MDALLYIYTILSVLIDDLVDLWCLRPIMSDEGERTCPLCAEEMDLTDQQLKPCKCGYEICVWCWHHIMDMAEKDDTEGRCPACRSPYDKEKIVGTAANCDRLVNGVNIEKRMKTQKTKSKSTDGRKQLSSVRVIQRNLVYIVGLPLNLADEDLLQRREYFSQYGKVLKVSMSRTAAGVIQQFPNDTCSVYITYSKEEEAIRCIQNVHGFVLEGRPLRACFGTTKYCHAWLRNVPCSNPDCLYLHEIGSQEDSFTKDEIISAYTRSRVQQITGATNNMQRRSGNVLPPPLDDNMNSSSAKPIVKNSSSNSVSTVRGSPPNGIYGKNMALPTSAAWGTQVTNCQPPAGGLSYPNGPSKPKPDTGSSTLVFSAAVTGSIQASDVTKRPPSSNGSHSMTPRVKSELLKPVKQYNNSVDSLVSEGEKTLASDVSPMLVNLNRQLSPLPLSRDSDGNCTTANTINSTNMIGQSCNFGLEEAMTATNEEIQNLSNELSSINIDRNAEHCGITKPNNSPPTDHALIKSPQIQGSQYNVDRFRDEITTDVAGKATSDFLVCNSTEQCDWKLDSQSLVVSDTAEIDDDVTSFDNQRLKDPEVVCRSYFPKSTRFLQASNHSSPCLLQHGEPCTAINAGSVSADDRVRDESMLHASNILCNGHPEKLVSSSSYGLLHDERNGHIIQRLVGEAVNSGHDIARDKGESSIISNILSMDFDTWDDSLTSPHNLAKLLGDNTDNQPGPLNKSSSWKGHSNNQSRFSFARQEESKIQMFDPHASYGVSHQRPNRTVFLNCAERDLYMDKLGIANGFSTSNFEEAENMVSGHSIASSNKFSAISRAQVSAPPGFSIPSRLPPPGFSSHERVEQAFDSISGNSLLDHSSLLRNSYQTPSAGNLGSAGDIEFMDPAIMAVGKGRLQGALNSPALDIRSNFMPQLNYFENDARLQLLMQRSLVPQQNLRFSEIGNTFSQLGDSYAVSSRLDQSQVSNLGPFQQLSLQQSTNAVLSNGQWDGWNEVQSGNGLGVAELLRNERLGFNKFYSGYDDSKFRMPNSGDLYNRTFGM, via the exons ATGGATGCTTTATTGTATATCTATACGATTCTCTCTGTTCTGATTGATGATTTAGTTGATCTGTGGTGTCTCAG GCCAATCATGAGTGACGAAGGAGAAAGAACTTGTCCTCTCTGTGCTGAAGAGATGGATTTGACAGATCAGCAATTGAAGCCTTGCAAATGCGGTTATGAG ATCTGTGTCTGGTGCTGGCACCACATAATGGACATGGCTGAGAAGGATGACACTGAGGGGCGATGCCCCGCATGTCGATCTCCTTATGATAAGGAAAAGATTGTTGGGACAGCTGCAAACTGTGACAG ATTGGTGAATGGAGTTAATATTGAGAAAAGGATGAAGACTCAGAAAACGAAGTCTAAATCAACTGATGGGCGTAAGCAGCTCAGCAGTGTGCGAGTGATTCAGAGGAACCTTGTTTACATAGTTGGGTTGCCTCTCAATCTTGCAGATGAAGAT CTTCTTCAGCGAAGAGAGTATTTTAGTCAGTATGGGAAGGTCTTAAAAGTGTCAATGTCTCGAACAGCAGCTGGTGTCATTCAACAGTTTCCGAATGATACCTGCAGTGT ATATATAACTTATTCAAAGGAAGAGGAAGCAATTCGTTGTATTCAAAATGTACATGGTTTTGTTTTGGAGGGTAGACCTTTAAG GGCTTGTTTTGGAACCACAAAATATTGTCATGCATGGCTCCGGAATGTG CCTTGCAGCAATCCGGATTGTCTGTATTTGCATGAGATTGGCTCTCAAGAAGATAGTTTTACCAAGGATGAAATAATTTCAGCATACACTAG AAGTCGAGTTCAACAAATCACTGGTGCCACAAACAATATGCAACGGCGGTCAGGGAATGTATTACCTCCTCCACTGGATGACAATATGAATAGTTCATCTGCAAAGCCTATTGTTAAAAATTCTTCAAGT AACTCTGTTAGCACTGTAAGAGGTTCACCTCCAAATGGAATATATGGGAAAAATATGGCCCTTCCTACTAGTGCTGCATG GGGTACTCAGGTCACAAATTGTCAGCCCCCTGCTGGAGGTCTATCATATCCAAATGGGCCATCCAAGCCAAAACCTGATACAGGCAGCAGCACACTGGTATTTTCTGCAGCTGTTACAGGCTCAATTCAGGCTTCTGATGTTACAAAGAGGCCACCATCGAGTAATGGGAGTCATAGTATGACACCTAGAGTGAAAAGTGAATTGTTGAAACCTGTCAAACAATATAACAATAGTGTGGACAGTCTGGTTAGTGAAGGAGAAAAAACTTTAGCTTCTGATGTTTCTCCTATGCTTGTGAATTTGAACAGGCAGTTGTCTCCTCTACCGTTGTCCCGAGATAGTGATGGAAATTGTACTACAGCAAACACAATAAATTCTACTAACATGATTGGACAGTCTTGTAACTTTGGTCTTGAGGAAGCAATGACTGCTACCAATGAAGAGATTCAGAATTTGTCCAACGAGTTGTCCTCAATTAACATTGATAGAAATGCCGAACATTGCGGTATAACCAAACCTAATAATAGCCCACCTACTGATCATGCATTGATTaaatctcctcaaattcaagGATCACAGTATAATGTTGACAGATTTAGAGATGAAATAACTACAGATGTGGCTGGTAAAGCTACCTCAGATTTTTTGGTTTGTAATTCTACTGAACAGTGTGATTGGAAATTGGATTCTCAATCTCTAGTAGTATCAGATACTGCTGAAATTGATGATGATGTGACATCTTTTGATAATCAAAGACTCAAGGATCCAGAAGTTGTTTGTCGTTCTTATTTTCCAAAGTCAACCAGATTCCTGCAAGCATCAAACCATTCTAGCCCTTGTCTTCTGCAGCATGGTGAACCTTGTACTGCCATAAATGCAGGTTCTGTATCTGCTGATGATAGAGTTCGAGATGAATCTATGTTACATGCATCCAATATATTATGTAATGGTCACCCTGAAAAATTGGTCAGCAGCAGCTCCTATGGTCTGCTTCATGATGAAAGAAATGGGCATATCATTCAAAGATTAGTTGGTGAAGCAGTTAATTCTGGACATGATATTGCTAGGGATAAAGGTGAAAGTAgtataatttctaatatattgTCCATGGACTTTGATACCTGGGATGACTCACTAACATCACCTCATAATTTAGCGAAGTTGTTGGGTGACAATACTGATAACCAGCCTGGTCCTTTAAACAAATCTAGTTCTTGGAAAGGTCACAGTAACAATCAATCAAGGTTTTCTTTTGCAAGGCAGGAGGAATCCAAAATCCAAATGTTTGATCCACATGCATCTTATGGTGTCAGCCATCAACGGCCAAACCGTACAGTCTTCCTGAATTGTGCAGAAAGAGACTTGTATATGGATAAGTTGGGCATTGCAAATGGATTTTCTACCAGTAACTTTGAGGAAGCTGAAAATATGGTCAGTGGTCATTCCATTGCATCTTCTAATAAGTTTTCTG CCATCTCAAGAGCACAAGTTTCAGCCCCGCCAGGATTTTCCATTCCAAGCAGGTTGCCACCACCTGGTTTTTCTTCCCATGAGAGAGTGGAGCAGGCTTTTGATTCCATTTCTG GGAATTCTTTGCTTGACCATTCTtccctcttgagaaattcatatCAGACACCTTCAGCTGGAAACCTTGGTAGTGCAGGGGACATTGAATTTATGGACCCTGCTATTATGGCAGTTGGCAAAGGGAGACTTCAAGGTGCACTGAACAGTCCGGCACTGGACATTCGATCTAATTTCATGCCACAATTAAATTACTTTGAAAATGATGCTAGACTACAATTATTGATGCAAAGATCTCTTGTACCACAGCAAAACCTTAGATTTTCTGAAATTGGGAATACTTTTTCTCAACTTGGTGATTCCTATGCTGTTTCTTCGAGGTTAGACCAATCACAAGTCAGTAATCTAGGCCCATTCCAACAGCTGTCTCTGCAGCAGTCTACAAATGCCGTCTTGTCTAATGGGCAATGGGATGGGTGGAATGAGGTGCAGAGTGGAAATGGTTTGGGTGTGGCTGAGCTTTTGAGAAATGAAAGACTtggattcaataaattttactcAGGATATGATGATTCAAAATTTCGGATGCCAAATTCTGGGGATCTTTACAACAGAACATTTGGGATGTGA